A genomic window from Dama dama isolate Ldn47 chromosome 6, ASM3311817v1, whole genome shotgun sequence includes:
- the LOC133058531 gene encoding sulfotransferase 1 family member D1-like, translated as MELIIPRLTNGVEDLNDMQSPRLVKTHLPVQLLPSSFWKNNCKMVYVARNAKDVAVSYYYFYQMAKMHPDPGTWEEFLDKFMTGKVAFGSWYDHVKGWWEKKKDYRILYLFYEDMKEDPKCEIRKLLKFLDKDLPEETVDKILYHSSFEMMKQNPSANYTTMPKFSMDHSVSPFMRKD; from the exons ATGGAATTAATAATTCCAAGACTTACAAATG GAGTTGAGGACTTGAATGACATGCAGTCTCCTCGATTAGTGAAAACACACCTACCTGTTCAACTTCTCCCTtcttcattttggaaaaataacTGCAAg ATGGTCTATGTGGCACGGAATGCTAAAGATGTAGCCGTGTCTTACTATTATTTTTACCAGATGGCAAAAATGCATCCAGATCCTGGTACCTGGGAGGAATTCCTAGATAAATTCATGACTGGAAAGG TGGCTTTTGGTTCTTGGTATGACCATGTTAAGGGCTGgtgggagaagaaaaaagattatcGCATACTTTACCTGTTCTACGAAGACATGAAAGAG GATCCAAAGTGTGAAATTCGGAAGTTGTTAAAATTTCTAGACAAAGACCTTCCAGAAGAAACTGTGGATAAAATCCTCTATCATAGCTCCTTTGAGATGATGAAGCAAAATCCTAGTGCAAATTATACCACTATGCCAAAATTTAGTATGGACCATTCTGTATCTCCCTTCATGAGAAAAG ACTGA